From a single Cyclobacterium marinum DSM 745 genomic region:
- a CDS encoding 2-hydroxy-3-oxopropionate reductase, with the protein MKKVGFIGLGIMGKPMAINLIDAGYDLIVLDSNKAADDLTQKGAKAYSSCKEVAENSEIIITMLPDSPEVNEVVFGEGGVLEGIQSGAVFIDMSTIAPSTAREVAEAMLKKGVDALDAPVSGGQVGAEQGNLSIMVGGKQAAFDTAKPLFEVMGKSAVLIGDAGAGQMTKACNQMIVGMTIQAVAESFTLAKKAGVDLEKMREALLGGFAQSRILDLHGQRIIDRNFEPGFKIKLHRKDMNIALMAGKEFKVPLYGLALVASHMDAVLAAGMDEKDHSALALLMEKLSNVD; encoded by the coding sequence ATGAAAAAAGTAGGATTTATAGGATTAGGAATTATGGGGAAGCCCATGGCCATCAACTTAATTGATGCAGGATATGATTTAATTGTATTAGACAGCAACAAAGCAGCGGATGATTTAACTCAAAAAGGGGCAAAGGCCTATTCCAGTTGCAAAGAAGTGGCTGAAAATTCAGAGATTATTATCACCATGCTTCCTGATTCTCCTGAAGTAAATGAAGTTGTTTTTGGAGAAGGAGGGGTATTGGAAGGTATCCAATCAGGTGCTGTTTTTATAGATATGTCTACCATTGCCCCATCCACGGCTAGAGAAGTTGCGGAGGCCATGCTAAAAAAAGGAGTGGATGCTTTAGATGCTCCTGTTTCAGGTGGGCAAGTTGGTGCAGAACAAGGGAATCTATCAATTATGGTAGGAGGAAAGCAGGCCGCTTTTGATACTGCCAAGCCTTTATTTGAGGTAATGGGAAAAAGTGCAGTGTTGATTGGTGATGCCGGAGCAGGACAAATGACCAAAGCTTGCAATCAAATGATTGTGGGGATGACTATTCAGGCGGTGGCTGAATCTTTTACTTTGGCCAAAAAAGCTGGGGTTGATCTGGAAAAGATGAGAGAAGCATTGTTAGGAGGCTTTGCTCAGAGTCGAATTCTGGACTTACATGGCCAAAGAATAATTGATCGAAATTTTGAGCCTGGTTTTAAGATCAAATTGCATCGAAAAGACATGAACATCGCTTTAATGGCCGGCAAAGAATTTAAAGTGCCTTTGTATGGCTTAGCTCTTGTTGCTAGCCATATGGATGCTGTTTTGGCAGCGGGAATGGATGAAAAAGACCACAGCGCTTTGGCTCTGCTAATGGAAAAATTATCCAATGTAGACTAA
- a CDS encoding enolase C-terminal domain-like protein has protein sequence MNNILSGRGPIIKDMIITPIAIKDPPLLNAAGLHAPYALRTIVELVTEDGIVGISEIPGNDAINDSLAEAAQLIIGKDVYQLNHLQASINAYFGTDTSKDRGDAPWDQRKLVHVFSALEVACLDIIGKVVNRPIVDLLGGKMRDAVPFAAYLFYKYEGAGGSLGFGTDHKATGWDAARQKAAINPEGIVAQAHAMCKHYGFQSIKLKGGAFPPDQEVAAMFALHEAFGDKMPLRFDPNAIWKPETALKYGKKMEPILEYLEDPVRSQEEMAKLRNAIETPLATNMCTTSFDEIPASIRLGAEDIILSDHHFWGGLKASMELAKLCTTFGRKLSMHSNSHLGISLAAMVHLGAALPEVPYALDTHYPWQSEEVIVGGSIPFVNGSVEVPTGAGLGVELDRQALEKLHQQYLRSGLSKRDDQIEMQKVHPDWTFQKVRW, from the coding sequence ATGAACAATATTCTTTCAGGTAGGGGGCCGATTATTAAAGATATGATTATTACCCCTATTGCTATTAAAGATCCCCCATTACTCAACGCTGCAGGATTACATGCTCCTTATGCTTTGCGAACAATTGTTGAGTTGGTTACTGAGGATGGAATTGTTGGAATAAGTGAAATTCCCGGAAATGATGCCATCAATGATTCCCTAGCAGAAGCAGCTCAATTAATTATCGGAAAAGATGTATACCAACTTAACCATTTGCAAGCCTCAATAAATGCTTATTTCGGTACAGATACGAGTAAGGATCGGGGAGATGCACCTTGGGATCAAAGAAAGCTAGTACATGTTTTTTCGGCCTTGGAAGTGGCCTGTCTAGATATTATTGGAAAGGTAGTAAACCGCCCAATTGTAGACCTTTTGGGTGGCAAAATGCGTGATGCTGTTCCATTTGCGGCTTACCTATTTTATAAATATGAGGGTGCAGGAGGTTCACTTGGTTTTGGTACCGATCACAAGGCCACCGGTTGGGATGCTGCCAGGCAGAAAGCAGCCATAAACCCTGAGGGAATCGTTGCCCAAGCCCATGCCATGTGTAAACACTATGGGTTCCAATCTATTAAATTAAAAGGTGGGGCCTTTCCTCCGGACCAGGAAGTAGCTGCCATGTTTGCTTTGCATGAAGCATTCGGCGATAAAATGCCATTGAGGTTTGATCCCAATGCCATATGGAAACCGGAAACTGCCTTGAAGTATGGTAAAAAAATGGAACCTATTCTAGAATATTTAGAAGATCCTGTACGTAGCCAAGAAGAAATGGCCAAGTTAAGGAATGCCATTGAAACCCCTCTTGCTACGAATATGTGTACAACTTCATTTGATGAAATTCCTGCAAGTATTCGCTTGGGAGCTGAAGATATCATATTGAGTGATCACCATTTTTGGGGAGGCTTAAAAGCTTCTATGGAATTGGCCAAGCTTTGCACCACTTTTGGCAGGAAGCTTTCCATGCATTCCAATAGTCACTTGGGGATATCCTTGGCTGCCATGGTGCATTTAGGTGCAGCACTTCCGGAAGTCCCCTATGCCTTAGATACCCATTATCCATGGCAATCTGAAGAAGTTATTGTAGGAGGGAGTATTCCCTTTGTCAATGGCTCAGTTGAAGTGCCTACAGGAGCCGGACTTGGGGTGGAACTTGATCGACAAGCTTTAGAAAAGCTTCACCAACAGTACCTTCGATCAGGGCTGTCCAAAAGGGACGATCAAATTGAAATGCAAAAGGTTCATCCGGATTGGACTTTTCAAAAAGTCCGTTGGTAA
- a CDS encoding RraA family protein gives MRKCRTIALVFLISFLINLPGFGQQISKEELLFLTPNWTGERFEDGRPKVADEILDRMKEVTHEEAWAVLKNEGYKYQYAENWETIHSDRVLVGRALTATFMPGRPDIHDAIDKRGKAEGKRGQNSWPVDLLMPRDVYVANQFGLHIGGPTIGDNVGNAIYAKSGNGIVYDGAVRDINGLKAIDGFVSFFSSYHPSHHNQAGDLNTMLIGINQPTQIRQVTVMAGDVVLGRDGAVTFIPPHLAEKVVITSEVVRLRDMFGHSRLREGVYTAGQIDTRWSPEIEKDFSQWLNNHKNDLPIPKEQIEEILRERTW, from the coding sequence ATGAGAAAGTGCAGGACAATAGCCCTAGTATTTTTAATTTCTTTTCTAATCAATTTGCCTGGATTTGGGCAGCAAATTAGTAAAGAAGAGTTGTTATTTCTTACACCAAATTGGACTGGAGAAAGATTTGAAGATGGTCGCCCAAAAGTTGCCGATGAAATTTTAGATAGAATGAAGGAGGTAACACATGAAGAAGCATGGGCAGTCTTAAAGAATGAAGGGTATAAATACCAATATGCAGAAAACTGGGAAACCATTCATTCAGATAGGGTTTTGGTTGGAAGGGCTTTGACAGCCACCTTTATGCCCGGGAGACCTGATATTCACGATGCCATTGATAAAAGAGGAAAGGCTGAAGGGAAAAGAGGCCAAAATAGTTGGCCTGTAGATCTATTAATGCCCCGAGATGTTTACGTGGCAAACCAATTTGGGCTTCATATAGGTGGCCCAACAATAGGAGATAATGTTGGCAATGCCATTTATGCCAAATCCGGTAATGGAATTGTATATGATGGGGCTGTAAGAGATATCAATGGTTTAAAAGCCATTGATGGTTTTGTTTCATTCTTTTCCAGTTATCACCCTTCACATCACAATCAAGCCGGAGACTTGAATACCATGTTAATTGGAATTAATCAACCTACCCAAATTAGACAGGTAACTGTAATGGCGGGCGACGTAGTTTTAGGTAGGGATGGGGCAGTTACTTTTATACCACCTCATTTGGCAGAAAAGGTAGTGATTACTTCAGAAGTGGTTCGGCTGAGGGATATGTTTGGGCACAGTAGGCTTAGGGAAGGAGTCTATACTGCAGGACAAATTGATACCCGATGGTCTCCTGAAATTGAAAAAGATTTTTCACAATGGCTCAATAATCATAAAAATGATTTGCCCATACCCAAAGAACAAATCGAAGAAATATTGAGGGAAAGAACCTGGTAA